Proteins co-encoded in one Anguilla anguilla isolate fAngAng1 chromosome 16, fAngAng1.pri, whole genome shotgun sequence genomic window:
- the LOC118215532 gene encoding IST1 homolog isoform X2 codes for MLGVGFKAERLRVNLRLVINRLKLLEKKKTELAQKARKEIADYLSAGKDERARIRVEHIIREDYLVEAMEILELYCDLLLARFGLIQSMKELDPGLQEAVSTLIWAAPRLQSEVSELKIVSDQLCAKYSKEYGKLCRTNQIGTVNDRLMHKLSVEAPPKILVERYLIEIAKNYNVPYEPDAMVRPEVCPGEEADLIDVDSDSRKPGGGSGGGGGFTAPSAAMPMPMPMPMPTPSAFNYPPAKGSEPFNGPVGNFDGFNNPQPQVRGGQPPQLPSYPPEYVSFDEPSVHSQESGPGPSSQIYDNTALPELPSVPDTLPASSFGGNTAPSDDIDFDDLSRRFEELKKKT; via the exons ATGCTCGGCGTTGGATTCAAAGCAGAGAGACTTCGAGTCAATCTTCGGCTGGTCATCAACCGCCTTAAACTCcttgaaaagaagaaaa CTGAGCTCGCTCAGAAAGCACGGAAAGAAATTGCGGATTACCTGTCAGCAGGTAAGGATGAGCGAGCTCGAATCCGTGTGGAGCACATAATCAGGGAGGACTACCTGGTGGAGGCCATGGAGATTCTGGAACTCTACTGTGACCTGCTGCTTGCTCGCTTTGGCCTCATCCAATCAATGAA AGAGCTCGACCCTGGTCTACAGGAAGCAGTGTCCACTCTAATCTGGGCAGCCCCTCGCCTGCAGTCTGAAGTCtctgagctgaaaatt GTGTCTGACCAGCTGTGTGCCAAATATAGCAAGGAGTATGGCAAGCTATGTAGGACAAACCAGATTGGAACTGTCAATGACAGG CTGATGCACAAGCTGAGCGTAGAGGCCCCTCCCAAGATCCTGGTGGAGCGCTACCTCATTGAGATTGCCAAGAACTACAATGTGCCGTACGAGCCAGACGCCATGGTCAGG CCTGAGGTGTGCCCAGGTGAGGAGGCTGACCTCATAGACGTGGACAGTGACAGCAGGAAGCCAGGCGGTGGAagtgggggtggtggagggttcACGGCACCATCTGCAGCTATGCCAATGCCAatgcccatgcccatgcccaCACCCTCTGCCTTCAACTATCCACCTGCCAAAGGATCA GAGCCCTTCAATGGCCCTGTGGGCAACTTTGATGGCTTTAACAACCCCCAGCCTCAAGTGAGAGGAGGGCAGCCACCCCAGCTGCCCAGCTACCCCCCTGAATATGTGTCT TTTGACGAACCCTCTGTTCACTCCCAGGAATCTG GACCTGGTCCCTCCTCCCAGATATATGACAACACTGCCCTCCCTGAGCTTCCCTCAGTTCCCGACACACTCCCTGCTTCCTCCTTTGGTGGAAATACTGCACCCTCTGATGACATTGATTTTGATGACTTGTCTCGGCGCTTTGAGGAACTGAAGAAGAAGACTTAA
- the atxn1l gene encoding ataxin-1-like: MKPTHERNQECLPPKKRDLPVSSTSSGTGGGGGAGASGGDEGTPTHSSIATCSESQGGGTTPGEWMRVQSSLQYSAENADGISVPVDQYSMLYKVALPSVTYSPTNLHPVLSHISPAYTVPSPLLQHPGIPYSPLGYAQIPHSSLQFVSSPYAVPYAVPPGFVPSSLISQQSAIPQGPHVSHLVPYPSVIQEGVVSPASQPPTSAHAFAKVAAAGSVPLVLAPEQAAAQQHLGPGGGLAAGEVSPRGVTAFYHHPGSRAVSVSTATAYREARGTQEVNGGEEGRGGRELLQDSVYSPRGVRPAHVAPGSSAADSPQDRPLGARRYEERGSPGRRSTPDTDLEVQQVVGRLTSPNQGMSGGHKEEPLGPLNLSQSSQRSWQALPAACVENMVGLGKPLYEAHPAGAGDPRVAIHQQLAQPARHAVMLANGQPVLVPLDYKQQQHYASLTNDVVTTAAVMPVKHSKAFDSPAQMHPPDRAPVELAHQQLQVQPGPAVPVPVPLALPVPVQSQAPPSLTQNPSHFMKGAIIQLATGELKRVEDLQTQDFVRSAEVSGGLKIDSSMVVDIRKSQQKPGLMTLHFTVGEQQNKVTIDVPPEHPFFVFGQGWSSCSPEGTAKLYGLACHHLQVGDVCVSIALQQPQRQEKPLLQQQQQSSRTPTKVSSTTSVITQSMGPPAPQHLRPPAQCRAESSHRERERGEEEEEPMQVRGGGHGDTPSRPDRTSAEHTRSLSSNYLHTEGSPRTVAAMRGLSSSIIGAQRHWSVPSFQRYGTMDEEEAHLSSSGSSRPSFIPQEVKLSIEGRSNAGK; the protein is encoded by the exons ATGAAGCCCACGCATGAGCGCAACCAGGAGTGCTTGCCACCCAAAAAGCGAGACCTGCCAgtcagcagcaccagcagtggcacggggggaggagggggtgcggGTGCGAGTGGAGGGGATGAAGGCACTCCCACTCACAGTTCGATCGCTACCTGTAGTGAAAGCCAGGGGGGAGGCACAACTCCTGGGGAGTGGATGCGGGTCCAGTCCAGCCTGCAGTACAGTGCAGAAAATGCTGATGGCATCAGTGTTCCCGTTGACCAGTACAGCATGCTCTATAAAGTAGCCCTCCCCTCAGTCACCTACTCCCCTACCAACCTTCACCCGGTGTTAAGCCACATCTCTCCTGCCTACACTGTCCCCTCCCCACTCCTGCAGCATCCTGGGATCCCCTATTCCCCTCTTGGATACGCCCAGATCCCCCACTCATCCCTGCAGTTTGTGAGTTCCCCTTATGCGGTTCCTTATGCTGTTCCACCCGGCTTTGTCCCCAGCTCCCTGATCTCCCAGCAGTCTGCCATCCCACAGGGCCCCCATGTCTCCCACCTGGTTCCCTACCCCTCGGTCATTCAGGAGGGCGTGGTCTCCCCTGCCTCTCAGCCTCCGACCTCGGCCCACGCCTTCGCCAAAGTGGCCGCGGCCGGCAGCGTTCCGCTGGTGCTGGCCCCGGAGCAGGCCGCAGCCCAGCAGCACCTGGGCCCTGGGGGTGGGCTGGCTGCTGGCGAGGTCAGCCCCAGGGGTGTAACGGCCTTCTACCACCACCCCGGCTCCAGAGCTGTCTCGGTATCCACGGCAACCGCCTACAGAGAGGCACGCGGCACCCAGGAAGTCAACGGcggagaggagggaaggggagggagggagctgcTGCAGGACTCTGTGTACTCCCCCAGGGGTGTGCGGCCAGCACATGTTGCGCCCGGCTCCAGTGCAGCAGACAGCCCGCAGGACAGGCCCCTCGGGGCCCGCAGATACGAGGAAAGGGGCTCGCCAGGCCGCCGCAGCACTCCGGACACGGACCTGGAG GTTCAGCAAGTGGTTGGACGTCTAACTTCTCCTAACCAAGGTATGAGTGGGGGCCATAAAGAGGAACCACTGGGCCCCCTGAACTTGTCCCAGAGTTCCCAGAGGAGTTGGCAGGCCCTGCCAGCGGCCTGTGTGGAGAACATGGTGGGTCTAGGCAAGCCTTTGTATGAGGCACACCCAGCAGGAGCCGGTGACCCAAGAGTAGCGATCCATCAGCAGCTGGCACAGCCTGCCCGCCATGCCGTGATGCTGGCCAATGGGCAGCCAGTTCTCGTCCCCCTGGACtacaagcagcagcagcattacGCAAGCCTAACCAATGATGTGGTCACCACTGCAGCAGTCATGCCGGTGAAGCACTCAAAAGCTTTCGATTCTCCAGCCCAAATGCACCCCCCTGACAGGGCCCCAGTGGAGCTGGCacaccagcagctgcaggtgcaGCCTGGCCCTGctgtcccagtcccagtccctcttgctctccctgTTCCAGTCCAAAGCCAGGCTCCTCCGTCCCTCACCCAGAATCCCTCGCACTTCATGAAGGGAGCCATCATTCAGCTGGCCACTGGGGAGCTGAAGCGGGTGGAGGACTTGCAGACCCAGGACTTTGTGAGGAGCGCAGAGGTGAGCGGCGGCCTGAAGATCGACTCCAGCATGGTGGTGGACATCCGTAAAAGCCAGCAGAAGCCGGGCCTCATGACCCTGCACTTCACTGTCGGGGAGCAGCAGAACAAGGTGACCATTGACGTTCCCCCCGAGCaccctttttttgtctttggacAGGGCTGGTCCTCATGCAGTCCCGAAGGCACAGCCAAGTTATACGGGCTGGCCTGTCACCACTTGCAAGTTGgggatgtctgtgtgtctattgCTTTACAACAACCACAACGGCAGGAGAAACCACTGcttcaacagcagcagcaatcaTCCAGGACACCCACCAAAGTCAGTTCTACCACCAGTGTGATCACCCAGTCCATGGGGCCACCCGCTCCCCAACATTTAAGGCCACCAGCACAGTGtagagcagagagcagccaCCGGGAGAGGGAacgcggggaggaggaggaggaacccATGCAGGTAAGGGGCGGGGGTCATGGGGACACACCCTCCCGCCCAGACAGGACTTCAGCAGAGCACACCAGAAGCCTGAGCAGCAACTATTTGCACACGGAAGGCAGCCCCCGAACAGTGGCTGCGATGAGGGGGCTGTCGTCATCGATAATCGGAGCTCAGAGGCACTGGTCAGTCCCTAGCTTCCAAAGATATGGGACCATGGATGAGGAAGAGGCCCATCTTTCTTCATCAGGCTCCTCACGACCCTCCTTCATCCCTCAGGAGGTCAAGTTGTCCATCGAGGGGCGCTCTAATGCGGGAAagtag
- the LOC118215209 gene encoding zinc finger protein 821 isoform X3: protein MEMEGRDDYAEDSECHSNNSQEAEEQDSVTEDSDSYLDNPGEDSSSSTSADDNMTGTKSGQCPLQEGDVKEESEEWGDLANGYLCPLCTLEFSSPEQLIAHVYQHTAMVGGSKSYVCPVCGRALSSPGSLGRHLLIHSADRLSNCAVCGARFTDTSNFNREKLQEVLGTGSLENSGSEDACPMSQSLCGASMPDSSPGPALPSLPDSLLSSAPSLPSLPDSLSPSSAGLPPLPDILSPMPVYPAGVLLVCNSCVAYQQLVEAQSPSMRKWAARRKNEPVEARMQRLERERTAKKSKRACESAEERELRRLRDREAKRLQRMQETEEQRARRLQRDREAMRLKRANETPEKRQARLVREREAKRLKRRLEKIDPSLRTQIEHDPAAMAALTADMSLFQFPCPMPCPALDSSLFMKLP, encoded by the exons AAGACAGTGACAGCTACCTGGACAACCCTGGTGAGGACTCGTCCTCCAGCACCTCAGCAGACGACAACATGACGGGCACTAAGAGTGGCcagtgccccctgcaggaggggGACGTGAAGGAG GAGAGCGAGGAGTGGGGAGACCTGGCCAACGGCTACTTGTGTCCTCTGTGTACGCTGGAGTTCAGCAGCCCTGAGCAGCTCATAGCACACGTGTACCAG cacACGGCGATGGTGGGCGGCAGCAAGAGCTACGTGTGCCCCGTGTGCGGACGGGCGCTCAGCTCGCCGGGCTCCCTCGGGCGCCACCTCCTCATCCACTCCGCGGACCGCCTGTCCAACTGCGCCGTGTGCGGGGCGCGCTTCACCGACACCAGCAACTTCAACAG GGAGAAGCTGCAGGAGGTCCTCGGCACCGGCAGCCTGGAGAACAGCGGCAGTGAGGATGCGTGCCCCATGTCGCAGTCCCTCTGCGGCGCCTCCATGCCCGATTCCAGCCCGGGCCCTGCGCTCCCCTCGCTGCCCGACAGCCTGCTGTCCTCTGCACCCTCCCTCCCGTCCCTCCCCGACTCCCTGAGCCCCTCCAGCGCCGGCCTGCCCCCGCTGCCCGACATCCTCAGCCCCATGCCCGTGTACCCGGCCGGGGTGCTGCTGGTGTGCAACAGCTGCGTGGCCTACCAGCAGCTGGTGGAGGCGCAGTCGCCGTCCATGCGCAAGTGGGCGGCCCGGCGCAAGAACGAGCCGGTGGAGGCGCGCATGCAGCGGCTGGAGCGCGAGCGCACCGCCAAGAAGAGCAAGCGGGCGTGCGAGTCGGCCGAGGAGCGGGAGCTGCGGCGGCTGCGGGACCGCGAGGCCAAGCGGCTGCAGCGCATGCAGGAGACGGAGGAGCAGCGCGCCCGCCGGCTGCAGCGCGACCGCGAGGCCATGCGCCTCAAGCGCGCCAACGAGACGCCCGAGAAGCGGCAGGCGCGGCTGGTCCGCGAGCGCGAGGCCAAGCGGCTCAAGCGGCGGCTGGAGAAGATCGACCCGTCGCTGCGCACGCAGATCGAGCACGACCCCGCCGCCATGGCCGCCCTCACCGCCGACATGAGCCTCTTCCAGTTCCCCTGCCCcatgccctgccccgccctggaCAGCAGCCTCTTCATGAAGCTGCCGTAG
- the LOC118215532 gene encoding IST1 homolog isoform X1, translating into MRTAFSCELSIMLGVGFKAERLRVNLRLVINRLKLLEKKKTELAQKARKEIADYLSAGKDERARIRVEHIIREDYLVEAMEILELYCDLLLARFGLIQSMKELDPGLQEAVSTLIWAAPRLQSEVSELKIVSDQLCAKYSKEYGKLCRTNQIGTVNDRLMHKLSVEAPPKILVERYLIEIAKNYNVPYEPDAMVRPEVCPGEEADLIDVDSDSRKPGGGSGGGGGFTAPSAAMPMPMPMPMPTPSAFNYPPAKGSEPFNGPVGNFDGFNNPQPQVRGGQPPQLPSYPPEYVSFDEPSVHSQESGPGPSSQIYDNTALPELPSVPDTLPASSFGGNTAPSDDIDFDDLSRRFEELKKKT; encoded by the exons ATGAGAACTGCTTTTTCATG TGAGCTTTCCATTATGCTCGGCGTTGGATTCAAAGCAGAGAGACTTCGAGTCAATCTTCGGCTGGTCATCAACCGCCTTAAACTCcttgaaaagaagaaaa CTGAGCTCGCTCAGAAAGCACGGAAAGAAATTGCGGATTACCTGTCAGCAGGTAAGGATGAGCGAGCTCGAATCCGTGTGGAGCACATAATCAGGGAGGACTACCTGGTGGAGGCCATGGAGATTCTGGAACTCTACTGTGACCTGCTGCTTGCTCGCTTTGGCCTCATCCAATCAATGAA AGAGCTCGACCCTGGTCTACAGGAAGCAGTGTCCACTCTAATCTGGGCAGCCCCTCGCCTGCAGTCTGAAGTCtctgagctgaaaatt GTGTCTGACCAGCTGTGTGCCAAATATAGCAAGGAGTATGGCAAGCTATGTAGGACAAACCAGATTGGAACTGTCAATGACAGG CTGATGCACAAGCTGAGCGTAGAGGCCCCTCCCAAGATCCTGGTGGAGCGCTACCTCATTGAGATTGCCAAGAACTACAATGTGCCGTACGAGCCAGACGCCATGGTCAGG CCTGAGGTGTGCCCAGGTGAGGAGGCTGACCTCATAGACGTGGACAGTGACAGCAGGAAGCCAGGCGGTGGAagtgggggtggtggagggttcACGGCACCATCTGCAGCTATGCCAATGCCAatgcccatgcccatgcccaCACCCTCTGCCTTCAACTATCCACCTGCCAAAGGATCA GAGCCCTTCAATGGCCCTGTGGGCAACTTTGATGGCTTTAACAACCCCCAGCCTCAAGTGAGAGGAGGGCAGCCACCCCAGCTGCCCAGCTACCCCCCTGAATATGTGTCT TTTGACGAACCCTCTGTTCACTCCCAGGAATCTG GACCTGGTCCCTCCTCCCAGATATATGACAACACTGCCCTCCCTGAGCTTCCCTCAGTTCCCGACACACTCCCTGCTTCCTCCTTTGGTGGAAATACTGCACCCTCTGATGACATTGATTTTGATGACTTGTCTCGGCGCTTTGAGGAACTGAAGAAGAAGACTTAA